In the genome of Xanthocytophaga agilis, one region contains:
- a CDS encoding PAS domain-containing protein encodes MLKVITSRKWKYLYQQEQSLRTLESDITNAQQFIQLIQAGDLTAPYPGTDTTDTVLNNPLATSLITMRDQMKIIAKKESERTWTTEGLANFAEILRSHQTDIDKLYDNILTTLVKYVKANQGGLFIVNTSDISQTIHTEQEAVSQLHSNKSHTKHKSSTALATTESVELEMVACYAYDRKKYIHKKIGIGEGLTGQCYLEAETIYLTDIPDDYLNITSGLGTASPSSVLIVPLKLDEKVQGVLELASFNKFEPYQIEFIEKLGESIASTISNTRASLQTRQLLEMSQKQAMELKSQEEVMRQNLEEMAATQEEIKRRETDGQNLLIAFQTIMNTFASIEFDMEGNILDANQNFLNTMGYTSEELKGKHHRLFVDPIYVQTPDYIEFWRNLQAGNVFTGEVLRYSKNRQKVWMQVSYAPVKNREGRYSKVIKLATDITAQKELEFAAQQQYEELRAQEEELRQSMEEMTSTQEEIERQNIELAGLLTAINSTLATIEFDPDGRILTANNNFLNTMGYPLADIFGKHHQIFVDPVYGASDSYKEFWTSLRQGNSQIGEVKRFNSKGQEIWLSASYTPVFDQERRVIKIIKFAQDITAQKRFTLDFENQLTAINRSFAVIEFNTKGEILTANENFLELMEYSLSEIQGIHHSIFVLEGQENTEEYLQFWEKLRQGEFISGEFVRQTKTGKQVRIKGSYNPIFDANGHVYKIVKYAQQLSML; translated from the coding sequence ATGCTTAAGGTTATTACTTCCCGGAAATGGAAATATTTATATCAACAAGAACAATCACTTAGAACGCTGGAATCAGATATCACCAATGCACAGCAATTTATCCAATTGATACAGGCAGGTGATCTCACTGCTCCTTATCCGGGAACTGATACGACAGACACAGTTCTAAACAATCCTCTGGCAACCTCGCTGATTACTATGCGTGATCAGATGAAGATTATTGCTAAAAAAGAATCCGAACGTACTTGGACGACTGAAGGACTTGCCAACTTTGCAGAAATCCTCCGTTCTCATCAAACAGATATAGATAAACTATATGACAATATTCTTACAACTCTTGTTAAGTATGTAAAGGCCAATCAGGGGGGGCTATTCATTGTTAACACTTCAGACATTAGTCAGACAATACATACAGAACAGGAAGCTGTAAGCCAACTTCACAGCAACAAGTCTCATACCAAACATAAATCCAGCACAGCTCTTGCGACAACAGAGTCCGTTGAACTGGAAATGGTGGCGTGTTATGCCTATGATAGAAAGAAATATATTCACAAAAAAATAGGTATTGGCGAAGGATTAACTGGTCAGTGTTACCTGGAGGCCGAGACTATCTATCTTACGGATATTCCAGATGACTACCTGAATATTACTTCCGGGCTAGGTACGGCAAGTCCCAGTTCAGTACTGATTGTTCCCTTAAAACTGGATGAGAAAGTACAAGGAGTTCTGGAACTGGCCTCATTCAATAAATTTGAGCCCTACCAGATTGAGTTTATTGAAAAGCTGGGAGAAAGCATTGCTTCTACCATCTCCAATACACGGGCAAGCCTTCAGACTCGCCAGCTACTGGAAATGTCTCAAAAACAAGCAATGGAATTAAAGTCTCAGGAGGAAGTAATGCGTCAGAATCTGGAAGAAATGGCAGCTACTCAGGAAGAGATCAAACGCAGAGAGACAGACGGGCAAAACCTATTGATAGCCTTCCAGACTATCATGAATACCTTTGCAAGCATTGAGTTTGATATGGAGGGAAACATTCTTGACGCTAATCAGAACTTTCTCAATACCATGGGTTATACATCTGAAGAGCTAAAAGGCAAACACCATAGACTTTTTGTAGATCCTATATACGTTCAAACACCTGACTATATTGAGTTCTGGAGAAATCTACAGGCAGGTAATGTGTTTACAGGAGAAGTATTACGTTATTCAAAGAACAGACAAAAGGTCTGGATGCAGGTTTCTTATGCACCTGTTAAAAACAGGGAGGGACGATATTCTAAGGTAATCAAGTTAGCCACAGATATCACAGCCCAAAAAGAACTTGAATTTGCGGCTCAACAACAATACGAAGAGCTGCGGGCACAGGAAGAGGAACTTCGTCAGAGTATGGAAGAGATGACCTCCACACAGGAAGAGATAGAAAGACAGAACATAGAACTGGCAGGTTTATTAACAGCAATCAATAGTACACTGGCGACAATCGAGTTTGATCCAGATGGACGTATACTGACTGCAAATAATAACTTCCTCAACACTATGGGCTACCCACTAGCTGATATTTTTGGCAAACACCATCAGATCTTTGTAGATCCTGTGTATGGTGCCAGTGATTCATATAAAGAATTCTGGACCTCACTACGCCAGGGAAATTCACAGATTGGAGAAGTCAAACGTTTCAATAGTAAGGGACAGGAGATATGGTTAAGTGCCAGCTATACACCAGTATTTGATCAGGAGAGACGAGTTATTAAGATTATTAAATTTGCTCAGGATATTACCGCTCAGAAACGTTTTACATTAGACTTTGAAAATCAACTGACTGCGATTAATAGATCCTTTGCAGTTATTGAGTTCAACACAAAAGGAGAAATTCTGACCGCTAATGAAAACTTTCTGGAGCTGATGGAATACTCGCTATCAGAAATTCAAGGTATCCATCATAGCATCTTTGTACTGGAAGGGCAAGAGAATACAGAAGAATACCTTCAATTCTGGGAAAAGCTAAGACAAGGGGAGTTTATCAGTGGGGAATTTGTACGCCAGACTAAAACGGGTAAACAAGTTCGAATCAAAGGAAGCTACAATCCTATATTTGACGCAAATGGCCATGTATACAAAATTGTAAAATATGCACAACAACTGAGTATGCTATAA
- a CDS encoding type 1 glutamine amidotransferase family protein, with the protein MKQIIYLFVFEGFADWEPSYATAEIQKSSRYQIRTVGLTSDPIRSMGGLTILPDYTIEEVETGSAAMLILPGGEAWEQKKLTDIQSLVLQFHKSNLPIAAICAATTFLGDIGLLNAISHTSNAKFYLESISANYKGQNYYAEEPAVTDQRIITANGISPIEFAREIFRILGIYDEQKLEQWYQVFKYGVWTE; encoded by the coding sequence ATGAAACAAATAATATATCTTTTTGTGTTTGAGGGGTTTGCTGATTGGGAACCTTCTTATGCAACAGCAGAAATTCAAAAGTCTTCCCGCTATCAGATTCGTACTGTTGGCTTGACAAGCGATCCTATCCGTTCTATGGGGGGACTTACTATTCTTCCAGATTATACAATAGAAGAGGTAGAAACTGGTAGTGCAGCTATGCTTATTTTGCCTGGAGGTGAAGCCTGGGAACAAAAGAAACTGACTGATATACAATCACTGGTACTACAGTTTCATAAAAGTAATCTACCTATAGCAGCTATTTGTGCAGCAACTACGTTTCTGGGTGATATAGGCTTGCTTAATGCTATCTCACATACCAGTAATGCAAAATTTTATCTGGAATCAATAAGTGCTAATTATAAAGGACAAAACTATTATGCAGAAGAGCCTGCTGTGACAGATCAACGAATAATTACAGCAAATGGAATTTCTCCTATAGAATTTGCCAGAGAAATCTTTCGCATATTGGGTATCTATGATGAACAGAAACTGGAACAATGGTATCAGGTGTTCAAGTACGGAGTCTGGACAGAATAG
- a CDS encoding PrsW family intramembrane metalloprotease, which yields MLRIYTYLFWIVFSCASILGYNYWKSRNRHLFFKTGSTRSLLWVFFILVLSPVAVNYWFPDTTVNLKADTIIHLDEVQQRNLLRDGEIGEYYKNVVSVIGNNMNWVGFVSALLIMVTWFIYIHRMDVFHKEKLRYQIGTLLLGMLSSLLVVVITDGIDLYYPITYTGHFWYDLFVFSFLDIGVIEEFVKLIPFFIILKCTKEIDEPYDYILYACLSALGFAFIENLIYFKNITGTIIQGRAMLSVVGHMLDSSFAVYGLVISRYQHSSSKIVYFGVSFLIASFLHGLYDYLLFEHMLILVIGIFIFEIQVWTIMVNNTINNSQFFHFKIAHRDEKLRFFLAVMLSGILVLNYFVDAFQYGKQDANTNYLQSCFYSGLLIIFYVTHLSNYDLVKGYWRPIEFRISPPDYDHVPVNRGLASLLSVFKYNFIQPVNIVNYIVTIQPPHYNQLVYGYMSLNKGKIVDRICLLSVSDNGKESIDPDWFVVKLRDDLDLEDCLDDQYVNSFLLIKLETKSDSLIHDEDIRVFMRLIPDMQMVRSKQLTRKDAFPPIGYGLVNSVFVPGYTVKAS from the coding sequence ATGCTTCGCATATATACCTATCTGTTCTGGATTGTTTTTTCCTGTGCTTCCATTCTGGGATATAATTACTGGAAAAGCCGAAACAGACATTTGTTCTTTAAAACCGGTTCTACCCGGTCCTTACTTTGGGTCTTCTTTATCTTGGTGCTTTCACCTGTTGCTGTTAACTATTGGTTTCCAGATACGACAGTAAATCTGAAAGCAGATACCATTATACACCTTGATGAAGTTCAGCAACGAAATTTGTTGCGTGACGGAGAAATAGGAGAATACTACAAGAATGTTGTTTCCGTAATCGGGAATAATATGAACTGGGTTGGTTTTGTGTCAGCACTGCTGATAATGGTAACCTGGTTCATTTATATTCACAGGATGGATGTTTTTCATAAAGAAAAACTACGTTACCAGATTGGGACATTGTTGTTGGGAATGCTAAGCTCTTTACTGGTAGTTGTGATTACAGATGGAATAGACCTTTACTACCCTATTACCTATACCGGACATTTCTGGTATGATCTGTTCGTATTTTCCTTTCTGGATATAGGCGTAATAGAAGAATTTGTAAAGCTGATACCCTTCTTCATTATTCTGAAATGTACAAAAGAGATAGATGAACCTTATGACTATATTCTGTATGCTTGTTTGTCTGCATTGGGTTTTGCCTTTATTGAAAATCTAATCTATTTCAAGAATATTACCGGAACGATCATTCAGGGGAGGGCCATGCTGTCTGTAGTGGGGCATATGCTGGATTCTTCGTTTGCTGTATATGGACTGGTTATCTCCCGATATCAGCATAGCTCCTCCAAGATAGTCTACTTTGGTGTGTCATTTCTGATTGCGTCATTTTTGCATGGGCTGTATGATTATCTTTTATTTGAGCATATGCTCATTCTTGTAATCGGAATTTTCATTTTCGAGATTCAGGTATGGACTATTATGGTCAATAATACCATTAATAACAGCCAGTTCTTTCATTTCAAAATTGCTCATCGGGATGAGAAACTTCGTTTTTTCTTAGCTGTGATGCTTTCTGGAATTCTGGTGCTAAACTATTTTGTTGATGCATTTCAGTATGGCAAACAGGACGCTAATACCAATTACCTTCAATCCTGTTTCTATAGCGGACTGCTGATTATTTTCTATGTTACTCATCTGAGTAATTATGATCTGGTAAAAGGCTACTGGCGTCCTATCGAATTTCGAATATCACCGCCTGATTATGATCATGTGCCTGTAAACAGAGGTCTGGCTAGTTTGCTGAGTGTGTTCAAGTACAACTTTATTCAGCCTGTCAATATTGTCAACTACATTGTAACTATTCAACCTCCGCATTATAATCAGTTGGTATATGGCTACATGAGTCTGAATAAAGGAAAGATTGTTGATCGCATTTGTCTTCTTTCTGTATCTGATAACGGGAAAGAGAGTATAGACCCTGACTGGTTTGTGGTAAAGTTGCGTGATGACCTGGATTTGGAGGATTGTCTTGACGATCAGTATGTAAATTCTTTTCTTCTGATAAAGCTGGAGACAAAAAGCGACTCCCTGATTCATGATGAGGATATTCGTGTATTTATGCGACTCATACCTGATATGCAGATGGTAAGAAGTAAACAACTTACCCGAAAAGATGCATTTCCCCCAATAGGGTATGGTTTGGTTAACAGTGTTTTTGTGCCAGGATATACAGTGAAGGCGAGTTAA